In Armatimonas rosea, a single genomic region encodes these proteins:
- a CDS encoding alkyl hydroperoxide reductase, which produces MKSLPLALSTSSLLVLTAFAQTPQATPPVAPEPPLPAVGSVSFTEHVAPILQDKCESCHRPSQVGPFPLQTYAHAKRWSAMISETISNNRMPPWHADPRHGDFANDRSLTAKEKATVLAWVKQGMPEGDSKKLPAPKSFVEGWNIGKPDVVLKMDKPYKIAATGVLPYQWFRVPTNFTEDKWIQAAEVKPGARSAVHHILVFIDDKKGGLSQPNGLDGFVAEYAPGESPMVFPAGVAKRVPKGADLMFQVHYTPTGVEQTDLSELGFIFAKEPPKEIADTIGILGLNLRIPPGAESYKSSRSLTVPVNATIYAYTPHMHVRGKAFRMSATYPDGKQETLLSVPKYDFNWQTRYLLKEPKKVPAGSKILIEAWYDNSSKNPFNPDPTKTVTWGEQTFEEMMIGFIDVVAEGNKTQQIRLQNFLGGLAQRRSTSAGRIPG; this is translated from the coding sequence ATGAAATCTCTTCCCCTTGCCTTGAGTACCTCATCGTTGCTTGTGCTCACCGCCTTTGCCCAGACTCCACAAGCGACGCCGCCTGTCGCGCCGGAGCCGCCGCTACCCGCTGTGGGAAGTGTCAGCTTTACCGAGCATGTCGCACCGATCCTTCAAGACAAGTGTGAGAGCTGCCATCGCCCTAGTCAGGTAGGGCCCTTCCCGCTCCAGACCTACGCCCACGCCAAGCGCTGGAGCGCGATGATCTCCGAGACCATCAGTAATAACCGTATGCCCCCTTGGCACGCCGACCCACGCCACGGCGACTTCGCCAACGACCGTAGCCTGACCGCCAAAGAGAAAGCGACAGTGCTTGCCTGGGTCAAGCAGGGCATGCCTGAGGGGGATTCCAAGAAACTCCCCGCTCCTAAAAGCTTTGTGGAGGGCTGGAATATCGGCAAGCCGGATGTGGTACTGAAGATGGACAAGCCCTACAAGATCGCTGCAACGGGAGTGTTGCCCTATCAGTGGTTCCGTGTCCCCACCAACTTCACCGAAGACAAGTGGATTCAGGCCGCTGAGGTCAAGCCCGGCGCACGAAGCGCCGTGCACCATATCTTAGTCTTCATCGACGATAAGAAGGGCGGCTTGAGTCAGCCCAATGGACTAGACGGTTTTGTGGCGGAGTATGCCCCTGGTGAGAGCCCGATGGTCTTCCCCGCAGGGGTCGCCAAGCGTGTGCCCAAGGGAGCAGACCTGATGTTTCAGGTCCACTACACCCCTACTGGAGTCGAGCAGACCGACCTTTCTGAGCTCGGTTTTATCTTTGCAAAAGAGCCTCCCAAAGAGATCGCCGACACAATCGGGATTCTTGGGCTGAACCTGCGCATTCCCCCCGGCGCGGAGAGCTACAAGTCGTCACGAAGCTTGACGGTTCCCGTTAACGCCACGATCTATGCCTACACGCCACACATGCATGTACGCGGCAAGGCGTTTCGCATGAGCGCGACCTACCCCGATGGCAAGCAAGAGACTCTACTCTCTGTACCGAAGTACGACTTTAACTGGCAGACGCGCTACTTGCTCAAAGAGCCCAAGAAAGTCCCTGCGGGAAGCAAGATTCTTATCGAGGCCTGGTACGACAACTCGTCCAAGAACCCCTTTAACCCTGATCCGACGAAGACGGTCACATGGGGTGAGCAGACCTTTGAGGAGATGATGATTGGCTTCATCGATGTCGTTGCTGAGGGGAATAAAACCCAACAAATCCGTCTCCAAAACTTTCTTGGCG
- a CDS encoding phytanoyl-CoA dioxygenase family protein: MLTDDQVEFYRERGYVLVKGLFNKDEMARHRQALHDLAHRLYVETNRGSDATWGAARDYVEGGKTSSLQHCHDVQFYDAGLARLIVDERLTGIAAQIIGPNVQLHHTKMFIKPSEKGSPFPMHQDAPFFPHENHSMIAAIVHFDDAPLEKGCVRVVPGSHKLGLLPHDSSGGWHVDPELYKVEDATPCPAEAGDVLFFSYLTIHGSGINSSPEARTTLLIQMRDPLDPPSIRTHESRGQGMMLAGVDPSCCTTKPISDDHSDNPVHKVNGTAGSCGEVTMGGEVKMGGGMAPPTMGG, translated from the coding sequence ATGCTCACAGACGACCAAGTGGAGTTTTACCGCGAGCGAGGCTATGTCCTTGTCAAGGGGCTCTTCAACAAAGACGAGATGGCGCGGCACCGGCAGGCGCTGCACGACCTGGCACACCGGCTCTATGTCGAGACCAACCGCGGCTCGGACGCTACCTGGGGCGCGGCGCGCGACTACGTGGAGGGGGGCAAGACCTCGTCGCTCCAGCACTGCCACGATGTCCAGTTCTACGATGCGGGGCTCGCCCGGCTGATCGTGGACGAGCGCCTCACCGGGATTGCGGCGCAGATTATCGGTCCCAATGTCCAGCTCCACCACACCAAGATGTTCATCAAGCCCTCGGAGAAGGGGAGCCCGTTCCCGATGCACCAGGACGCGCCGTTCTTCCCACACGAGAACCACTCGATGATCGCCGCGATCGTCCACTTCGACGATGCGCCGCTGGAGAAGGGGTGTGTTCGCGTCGTGCCAGGGAGCCACAAGCTCGGCCTGCTACCCCATGACTCATCGGGCGGGTGGCATGTCGATCCCGAGCTCTACAAGGTCGAGGACGCCACCCCATGCCCGGCGGAGGCAGGCGATGTGCTCTTCTTCTCGTACCTGACGATCCACGGAAGCGGGATCAACTCCAGCCCCGAGGCCCGCACGACCCTCCTCATCCAGATGCGCGACCCGCTCGATCCCCCGAGCATCCGCACCCACGAGAGCCGCGGTCAGGGAATGATGTTGGCCGGCGTTGACCCGTCGTGCTGTACCACCAAGCCGATCTCCGACGACCACAGCGACAACCCGGTGCACAAGGTCAATGGCACGGCGGGCAGCTGCGGTGAGGTGACCATGGGCGGTGAGGTCAAGATGGGCGGTGGCATGGCTCCTCCCACTATGGGGGGATAG